The nucleotide sequence CCTGCCAAGCCAGCGTTTAGTCTACAAGATTTCTCTTTTCCCAAAATTTTAGACAAAAACGACGACACTGGCAAGTTTAGCCGACGATGGGAGGCGAACTAGCAGTGTCTAAGGTTATGTTGGAGTCTGAAGTTGAGGCTATGTGCCTTGACATGCTCAAAGCGCTCGGTTACGGCGTGGTTTATGGTCCTGACATTTCTGAGGGCGGCTCATCTGAGGAGCGCAAAGCGGGAGAAGTTGTTCTTGTTGGTAGGTTGCGGCAGGCGCTTAGGCGAATTAACCGCAGTGTTCCCGACGCTGCCCTTGACGAAGCCCTCAAAAAAGTTCTACGCTCCGAAAGCCAAGGCTTAGTCGAGAACAATCAGGCTTTTCACCGCTTAGTCATAAACGGCGTCAACGTCCAATACAAGCGCCCCGATGGCGGCGTGAAGGATGACGTGGTTTGGCTCTTTGACTTCCAAAACATCGCCAACAACGAGTTTTTGGCTGTTAACCAGTTCACCATCAAAGAGGAACGGCATGAGCGCCGCCCAGACATTGTCATATTCGTTAACGGGTTACCCCTTGTGCTTGTTGAACTCAAAAATGCTGCAGACGAGAACGCCACCTTGTCAGGCGCCTACAAGCAACTGGGCACTTACATGCAGGAAATCCCCTCCATCTTCCGCTACAACGAAATCCTCGTCATAAGCGACGGCACCTACGCCAAAGCAGGCACCTTAACCTCCAAAGAGGAACGGTTCAGCCCATGGAAAACCATAGGCGGCAAAAAACAGCCCACAACAACACCCCAAATCGAAGTCCTCATCAAAGGGATGCTGAAGCCTGATGTGCTGCTGGATTTGGTACGGAATTTTGTTGTTTACGAGGCAGAGAAGGACAAGAAAGATGGCAGCGTCAAAATCTCAAAGAAAATCGCTGCTTACCAGCAGTATAACGCGGTGCAGAAAGCTATCGCCTCAACTGTCGCCGCAACCAAAAAAGACCATAAAGCAGGCATAGTTTGGCACACGCAGGGCAGCGGCAAAAGCTTAACCATGGTGTTCTACACTGGCAAAATGGTTTTAGAGCCGCAGCTAGAAAACCCAACCGTAATCGTGCTAACAGACAGGAATGATTTGGACGACCAGCTTCTGGGCACGTTTAGCCGATGCCATGAACTTCTGCGCCAAGAACCCAAACAGGCCACCAAGCGGGAGCAACTAAAGGAGCTCTTGCAGGTCAGTTCAGGGGGCATCATATTTACAACCATCCAAAAATTCTTCCCCGAAGACAAAACCCGACAATACCCTCTACTTTCGGAGCGCAAAAACATCATAATCATCGCCGACGAAGCCCACAGAAGCCAATACGGCTTCGGGCTTAAAGTCCCCAAAAACGTCGACAAAGCAGCGCTCAAGTATGGCTACGCCAAGTACCTCCGAGACGCCCTGCCAAACGCCACCTTCATCGCCTTCACAGGAACCCCCATCGAAAAAGTAGACCGCAGCACACCCG is from Candidatus Bathyarchaeota archaeon and encodes:
- a CDS encoding type I restriction endonuclease subunit R, coding for MSKVMLESEVEAMCLDMLKALGYGVVYGPDISEGGSSEERKAGEVVLVGRLRQALRRINRSVPDAALDEALKKVLRSESQGLVENNQAFHRLVINGVNVQYKRPDGGVKDDVVWLFDFQNIANNEFLAVNQFTIKEERHERRPDIVIFVNGLPLVLVELKNAADENATLSGAYKQLGTYMQEIPSIFRYNEILVISDGTYAKAGTLTSKEERFSPWKTIGGKKQPTTTPQIEVLIKGMLKPDVLLDLVRNFVVYEAEKDKKDGSVKISKKIAAYQQYNAVQKAIASTVAATKKDHKAGIVWHTQGSGKSLTMVFYTGKMVLEPQLENPTVIVLTDRNDLDDQLLGTFSRCHELLRQEPKQATKREQLKELLQVSSGGIIFTTIQKFFPEDKTRQYPLLSERKNIIIIADEAHRSQYGFGLKVPKNVDKAALKYGYAKYLRDALPNATFIAFTGTPIEKVDRSTPAVFGKVIDTYDINQAVEDGSTVKIYYESRLAKLELKPEERPHLDEEFEEVTEGEEVEGKEYLKSKWSRLEKVVGAPERIKRVAKDIVDHWEKRLAVLDGKAMIVCMSRRICIDLHNEIIALRPEWYSKDDDKGTLKVIMTGSAADGADWQEHIRNKQRRRDIGERMKDPSDPLRIVIVRDMWLTGFDAPSLHTMYLDKPMKGHTLMQAIARVNRVFKEKQGGLIVDYIGIATELKQALADYTESDKKLTGIPQEQAVAMMLERYETTKAFFHGFDYRRFFDAQPKERITIIMEAME